A window of the Camelus dromedarius isolate mCamDro1 chromosome 5, mCamDro1.pat, whole genome shotgun sequence genome harbors these coding sequences:
- the NGB gene encoding neuroglobin produces MERPEPELIRQSWRAVSRSPLEHGTVLFARLFDLEPDLLPLFQYNCRQFSSPEDCLSSPEFLDHIRKVMLVIDAAVTNVEDLSSLEEYLASLGRKHRAVGVKLSSFSTVGESLLYMLEKCLGPAFTPAMRAAWRQLYGAVVQAMSRGWDGE; encoded by the exons ATGGAGCGCCCGGAGCCCGAGCTGATCCGGCAGAGCTGGCGAGCGGTGAGCCGCAGCCCGCTGGAGCATGGCACCGTCCTGTTCGCCAG GCTGTTTGACCTGGAGCCAGACCTGCTGCCCCTCTTTCAGTACAACTGCCGCCAGTTCTCCAGCCCAGAGGactgcctctcttcccctgagTTCCTGGACCACATCAGGAAG GTGATGCTCGTGATTGACGCCGCGGTGACCAATGTGGAGGACCTGTCCTCGCTGGAGGAGTACCTTGCCAGCCTGGGCAGGAAGCACCGGGCAGTGGGTGTGAAGCTCAGCTCCTTCTCG ACGGTGGGTGAGTCGCTGCTCTACATGCTGGAGAAGTGCCTGGGCCCTGCCTTCACACCTGCCATGCGGGCTGCCTGGCGCCAGCTCTATGGGGCTGTGGTACAGGCCATGAGTCGAGGCTGGGATGGCGAGTAA